The Lachnospiraceae bacterium KM106-2 nucleotide sequence CATGTTGATTTTGGGGGATGTAAAGGGGTTTTGATAGATGGATTGGTTAATTGATGGTAGGATGTTTTTGCAGGAGGGAATTGGATGGAGATTGGTAAGCAGATTAGAAGGTTTCGAACGGAGGGGAAGTTTTCTCAGGAGGAGTTGGCGGAGAGGGTGTTTGTTTCTCGGCAGACGATTTCTAATTGGGAGAACGATAAGAGTTATCCGGATGTGAAGAGCTTGGTTTTGTTAAGTTCTCTTTTTGATGTCTCTCTTGACACATTAATTAAAGGAGACCTTGATGAGATGAAAGAGGTAATTAAGAAAGAGGATTTGGCAGGATTTCATAAGGAGAGTAATATCTTTGTGGTGTTGCTTATTTGTGAGATTATTTTACCCGTTCCGTTGTTGGTATTTGGTGGATTTGTTGGAGCAGCAATTTATGGAGTGATCGTATTGGCGGCACTTTATTATGGCGCTCGTGTTGAAAAGCTGAAGAAGAGATTCGACATTCAGACTTATCGGGAAATACTTACGTTTATGGAAGAAAAGAATATGGATGAAAAACAAAAGAATCAAGAGTATGGGAAGCGTCCCTATCAGAAGTTTTTGTTAGCGGTGGGTTGTGCATTGATAACCCTTATAGTAGCTATCATTATGGGAATTCTGTTATTATAGCATTGAAAAGGTTAGGAGAATTGTCTCCTGGCCTTTTTTAGTGCTATCTCTAATAAGAAAGTTAAACGTTTTGTAAATATTTGTGATTTTGGATCGTGAAAGAAGAAAATCGGATTATAATGGGGAATGAAAGGAGAGGTTTGATGAAGAAAAGAAAGAGAGTATTCGCTGGAATTCTCGTTCTCGTATTTTGTATGTTCTCTTTAAATTTTTATCCTATAAAAGCAGCAAATGAAAAAGAAGATGAGGTTGCAGTGAATGCGAAGCGATATCTTGACTATATGGGAATCCATTTAAAAGTGCGCTCTAATTTTAATGACTTGGGAAAAGTCATTAAGAAGAATCAGCATAAGGCTGCGTTAACTTGGATCAAGAAGGAAATAGTGAAGGCAGGAATTCCTAAGAGCAGTATCAAAGAGCAGAATTATAAGTATACGGTCGGTTCGAAAGCGAAGAATTATACCGGAACTAATTTGATCGTTACCTTGCGAGGAAAGAGTAATGCAAAGCAGATC carries:
- a CDS encoding transcriptional regulator, XRE family — protein: MEIGKQIRRFRTEGKFSQEELAERVFVSRQTISNWENDKSYPDVKSLVLLSSLFDVSLDTLIKGDLDEMKEVIKKEDLAGFHKESNIFVVLLICEIILPVPLLVFGGFVGAAIYGVIVLAALYYGARVEKLKKRFDIQTYREILTFMEEKNMDEKQKNQEYGKRPYQKFLLAVGCALITLIVAIIMGILLL